One Leisingera sp. M658 genomic window carries:
- a CDS encoding YafY family protein — protein MSRTHRLFQLMQALRLGPGPHTAARLGEELGVSARSIHRDIATLREMGAVIDGEAGYGFTLIEDNALPPMGFRDTELEALVLGLREVEQIGDPELATAASEALRKLQARLPPRQAHRLRHAVLAPYRFDRPIPPAISAQELRQATWDEVEVRFGYTDGHGAVTERQVKPLSVVYFDRSTVLIAWCCLREAIRVFRLDRMQTLEVTGQSFRPHRVPMLRDALEQFRQEHRQAARRTCND, from the coding sequence ATGTCCCGAACCCACCGCCTCTTCCAGCTGATGCAGGCCCTGCGCCTTGGACCTGGACCGCATACTGCGGCACGGCTGGGCGAGGAACTTGGGGTATCTGCCCGCAGCATTCACCGTGACATCGCCACCCTGCGTGAGATGGGTGCCGTGATCGACGGCGAGGCGGGTTATGGGTTTACCCTGATCGAGGACAACGCGCTGCCGCCGATGGGGTTTCGCGACACCGAGCTGGAGGCGCTGGTCCTCGGCCTGCGCGAAGTTGAACAGATCGGCGATCCCGAGCTGGCCACCGCGGCCTCGGAAGCGCTGCGCAAGCTGCAGGCGCGGCTGCCGCCGCGGCAGGCGCACCGGCTGCGTCACGCCGTGCTGGCGCCCTACCGCTTCGACCGGCCCATTCCGCCCGCGATTTCGGCACAGGAGTTGCGTCAGGCCACCTGGGACGAGGTGGAGGTGCGCTTTGGCTATACTGACGGGCATGGCGCAGTGACCGAGCGGCAGGTGAAGCCGCTGAGCGTGGTTTATTTCGACCGCTCAACGGTGCTGATTGCCTGGTGCTGCCTGCGCGAGGCGATACGCGTGTTCCGTCTGGACCGGATGCAGACGTTGGAAGTCACAGGGCAAAGCTTCCGCCCGCACCGGGTGCCGATGCTGCGGGACGCGCTGGAGCAGTTCCGCCAGGAGCACCGGCAGGCGGCCCGCCGCACATGCAATGACTGA
- a CDS encoding glutathione S-transferase family protein, whose amino-acid sequence MLTLLTYPRNGTVFSLSPFCVKAALLLAYAGQTWTREDLNDPRKMPHRKLPVLRTPGGLVPDSNAIRAWLEQQGTDFDAALGTRDRAQAQVLIRMSEDTLYFHVVRDRWDNDTVWPTIRDSYFHEIPALIRRPVTSSIRKSVHNGLMFQGTARFSETERSQRLDQDLRALADLLKGQDFLFGAQISSADFSVASMLQAMGTTPVRTPLVSRILDDAVLQPYVDRVFETVPLP is encoded by the coding sequence ATGCTGACCCTTCTTACCTATCCCCGAAATGGCACCGTTTTCAGCCTCAGCCCGTTTTGCGTCAAGGCAGCCTTGCTGCTGGCCTATGCTGGCCAAACCTGGACCCGTGAAGACCTGAACGACCCCCGTAAGATGCCGCACCGCAAGCTGCCGGTGCTGCGCACGCCAGGCGGGCTGGTGCCGGACAGCAATGCAATCCGCGCTTGGCTGGAACAGCAGGGCACGGATTTTGATGCTGCGCTCGGAACACGGGACCGGGCCCAGGCGCAAGTGCTGATCCGCATGTCCGAGGATACGCTTTATTTCCACGTGGTGCGTGACCGCTGGGACAATGATACAGTCTGGCCGACGATCCGCGACAGCTACTTTCATGAAATCCCTGCGCTGATCCGCCGCCCGGTGACCAGCTCAATCCGCAAGTCGGTCCATAACGGGCTGATGTTCCAGGGCACTGCCCGGTTCAGCGAGACCGAACGCAGTCAGCGTCTGGACCAGGATCTGCGGGCGCTCGCCGATTTGCTGAAAGGGCAGGATTTCCTGTTTGGCGCCCAGATCTCCAGTGCCGATTTCAGCGTCGCTTCCATGCTGCAGGCGATGGGGACAACACCTGTCCGCACCCCGCTGGTCAGCCGTATCCTCGACGATGCGGTCCTGCAGCCCTATGTTGATCGTGTGTTTGAAACGGTGCCGTTGCCATGA